From Spirochaetaceae bacterium, the proteins below share one genomic window:
- the rplS gene encoding 50S ribosomal protein L19, producing MSNLIREIEQTQKRDDLQPFAIGDTIRVHYRIVEGKTERIQAYEGICIATRGKGLTRTCMVRKISYGVGVERVFPVHSPKIARIEVVRRGRVRRAKLYYLRDRVGKAAKVKELIGGKR from the coding sequence ATGAGTAATCTCATTCGCGAGATCGAGCAGACGCAGAAGCGCGACGACCTGCAGCCGTTCGCCATTGGCGACACCATACGCGTCCACTACCGGATCGTGGAGGGCAAGACGGAACGGATCCAGGCCTACGAGGGCATCTGCATTGCCACCCGCGGCAAGGGGCTGACCAGGACCTGCATGGTGCGCAAGATCTCCTACGGGGTGGGCGTGGAACGAGTGTTCCCCGTGCACAGCCCCAAGATCGCCCGCATCGAGGTGGTGCGCCGCGGCCGCGTACGGCGCGCCAAGCTCTACTATCTGCGCGACCGGGTGGGCAAGGCGGCCAAGGTCAAGGAGCTGATCGGCGGCAAGCGCTGA